In a single window of the Gemmatimonadota bacterium genome:
- a CDS encoding amidinotransferase, translating into MNAYGCQSMVRPLKRVLVKRPEEAYESQDRIDGQWRDLDYLARPEFDQAVEEHRQFTALLEAAGAEVACLPADRRTGLDSLYTHDPVASVTDQGVILGRMGKDARMEEPDALADWFAGAGIPVAGRIEPSGSVEGGDVVWLRDNLAVIGLTYRTNGEGIRQFQELLRPRGIDVVAVPMVHWDGPGAVLHLMSVISLLDTDLAAVYERLLPIPFREMLTALGIGLVAVPDEEYDSLGCNVLAVGPRHVIVRSGNPVTVDRMRKAGCRVETFNGDHICYAGSGGPTCLTRPVLRA; encoded by the coding sequence ATGAATGCCTATGGCTGCCAATCCATGGTGCGCCCGCTGAAACGGGTGCTGGTCAAGCGCCCGGAAGAAGCCTACGAAAGCCAGGATCGGATCGACGGGCAGTGGCGCGACCTGGACTACCTGGCCAGGCCGGAATTCGACCAGGCGGTAGAGGAACACCGGCAGTTCACCGCCCTGCTCGAAGCGGCGGGCGCCGAGGTGGCGTGCCTGCCGGCCGACCGCCGGACGGGTCTCGACTCGCTCTATACCCACGATCCCGTGGCCTCCGTGACCGACCAGGGCGTGATCCTGGGCCGCATGGGCAAGGACGCCCGCATGGAGGAGCCGGACGCCCTGGCGGACTGGTTCGCCGGAGCGGGCATCCCCGTGGCGGGACGTATCGAGCCGTCCGGCAGCGTCGAAGGCGGCGACGTGGTCTGGCTCAGGGACAACCTGGCCGTCATCGGGCTGACCTACCGCACCAACGGCGAGGGGATCCGCCAGTTCCAGGAACTGCTGCGGCCACGCGGCATCGACGTGGTGGCCGTCCCCATGGTCCACTGGGACGGTCCGGGCGCGGTGCTGCACCTCATGTCCGTCATCAGCCTGCTGGATACGGACCTTGCGGCCGTCTATGAACGGCTCCTGCCCATCCCCTTCCGGGAGATGCTGACCGCCCTGGGCATCGGCCTGGTGGCGGTGCCGGACGAGGAGTACGACAGTCTCGGCTGCAACGTGCTGGCCGTAGGACCCCGCCACGTCATCGTGCGAAGCGGCAATCCGGTTACGGTGGACCGCATGCGGAAAGCCGGCTGCCGGGTCGAAACATTTAACGGCGATCACATCTGCTACGCGGGCAGCGGCGGGCCGACCTGCCTGACGCGCCCGGTACTGCGGGCGTGA
- a CDS encoding Gfo/Idh/MocA family oxidoreductase, translating to MEKYRAGFIGCGGIATAHADGYRHVENAEIELIAGSDIHPEGEKAQHLAREHGIRLYADHREMLEREQLDLVSVCTWPRGHCEATIAAVENGARGILCEKPMAVSLDEADRMIGACEKAGAALAIGHAHRFSPQAVQARVWVQAGEIGEVAMIWGHCTLDLMNNGTHVIDLISYLNGDSPPRWVMGQIDRRNRIEGRRNHPDMPAEDMAIGRVGYENGVVGFIELGERASQSFSFRIIGSDGIIEVNSPDGPPLKMLSSYRSDGWHVPRLEETYSNICGELEELVSAVEGRGAHRSEAKIARTALETIMGIFESSARRRVLEFPIDVGDFVLERMVREGLV from the coding sequence ATGGAAAAATACCGGGCAGGCTTCATCGGTTGCGGCGGCATCGCCACCGCCCACGCGGACGGATACCGCCACGTGGAGAACGCCGAGATCGAACTGATCGCGGGTTCGGACATTCATCCGGAAGGGGAGAAGGCGCAGCATCTCGCCCGGGAACACGGCATCCGGCTGTACGCGGACCATCGCGAAATGCTGGAGCGGGAACAACTCGACCTGGTGAGCGTATGCACCTGGCCCCGCGGCCACTGCGAAGCCACGATCGCGGCGGTGGAAAACGGCGCGAGGGGCATCCTGTGCGAGAAACCCATGGCCGTGTCCCTGGACGAGGCCGACCGGATGATCGGGGCCTGCGAGAAAGCCGGCGCCGCCCTCGCCATCGGCCACGCCCACCGTTTTTCGCCCCAGGCCGTCCAGGCGCGCGTATGGGTCCAGGCCGGGGAAATCGGGGAGGTCGCCATGATCTGGGGCCACTGCACCCTCGACCTGATGAACAACGGCACCCACGTCATCGACCTGATCAGCTACCTGAACGGCGACAGCCCGCCCCGGTGGGTCATGGGCCAGATCGACCGCCGCAACCGGATCGAAGGACGGCGCAACCATCCGGACATGCCGGCCGAAGACATGGCGATCGGTCGGGTCGGCTACGAAAACGGCGTCGTGGGCTTCATCGAACTGGGCGAACGTGCGAGCCAGTCCTTCTCCTTCCGGATCATCGGCTCCGACGGCATCATAGAAGTGAACAGCCCCGACGGGCCGCCACTGAAAATGCTGTCCAGCTATCGTTCGGACGGATGGCACGTGCCGCGACTGGAAGAGACTTATTCGAATATCTGCGGCGAGCTGGAGGAACTGGTCTCCGCCGTGGAAGGCCGCGGCGCCCACCGGTCCGAGGCGAAGATCGCCCGCACGGCCCTGGAGACCATCATGGGCATCTTCGAGTCCTCCGCGCGGCGACGCGTA